The genomic DNA TTTTAGTTAGTAAATTTTGAATATTTTTTGTTTTCAAAAATCAAATTCAAAAACGAGGGGAATGAGCTATGCCAAATACAGTAAAAGATCACCTTATGAAAAAATTAGAAAATCATTTACGATCAACTGCCAGACAACTAGTAAAGTTTGATACGGAAGAGGAAGTACTACAATATTTGACAGCTTCGTTTCAAAGTGAACTTTATTGTGATTTTGTAGGGGTTATCTTAAATCAAACAGGAAACTTCGTGACTAAAGCTTGGAGTGGAAACGTACCAGAACTCACCAACTATTTTCCCCTTGAACAAAAATATTGCTCCAGCAGACTTCTCCGACAAAGCCTAACGAATGAAAACGCTGATCCTCCTGAAACCTGTAATTTATCTAGAGTACTTAAAGAGGCAAAAATAAAAACATGGTTTACTGTTCCTTTATATGAAAGCGATTCCGATTTAGGTTTTTGTATCATTGGATTCCTAAATTATGTTCCACTATTAGAAATGGAGGCTCCTTTTGAAGAATTCGGTAAAGATATTGCTGTGGCAATGGAAATGGCTAGAGAAAAGAAATCACAGTTAAAAAAGATCGAAGGGATTGAATGGATTGGCAAAAACCTTTCTCTTAATGCTCCTATTGAAAAGCACATTGAAGAGTTAACATTAAGGGCTGGAAAAGGAACAAATGCTGATTTGGCTTGTATTTATTTATATGACGAAAAGGAAAATTGTTTTATATTCCAACCGCCTTCCTATGGAGAGAAACAACATCCTGATTCAATTATGATTGAAGATAATTATAAGCTGAATAAATATTTTCCATTTCTCGAGAAGCCAGGAGGCACTCAACTAACCATCCCTTTAATCATAGAATTACGTACAATTGGCGTATTGCATATCGAGAACAATAATGAAGATGTATTTACAGAAAATGACTTGAGACTATTAGAGCTATTGTCTAATCATGTAGCGACCATGTTAGAAAATGCACGACTATTTAACAGTGAGAAGGAGCATAAAAATCGCCTCCAATTTCTTTTAGATTTCCAACAAGCGCTTGTAAAAGAAACAATAGAAGTGGATGGTTTTGATGGCATTACCTCGATGCTTTCGAATCTATTTCAAAATCCAGTGATTTTATTTGACCGTTTTTTGCAGCCAATTTCAGTCCATATGAATAATAGAGTCAATCAGGGTCAGCTTCTCGATCAACTTACCGAAATTGTACAAAGAGAAAAGGGAAAATTAAAGAGTCCAGACTACTTTTTAATTAAGGATTCAGGTGAT from Robertmurraya sp. FSL R5-0851 includes the following:
- a CDS encoding helix-turn-helix domain-containing protein, producing MPNTVKDHLMKKLENHLRSTARQLVKFDTEEEVLQYLTASFQSELYCDFVGVILNQTGNFVTKAWSGNVPELTNYFPLEQKYCSSRLLRQSLTNENADPPETCNLSRVLKEAKIKTWFTVPLYESDSDLGFCIIGFLNYVPLLEMEAPFEEFGKDIAVAMEMAREKKSQLKKIEGIEWIGKNLSLNAPIEKHIEELTLRAGKGTNADLACIYLYDEKENCFIFQPPSYGEKQHPDSIMIEDNYKLNKYFPFLEKPGGTQLTIPLIIELRTIGVLHIENNNEDVFTENDLRLLELLSNHVATMLENARLFNSEKEHKNRLQFLLDFQQALVKETIEVDGFDGITSMLSNLFQNPVILFDRFLQPISVHMNNRVNQGQLLDQLTEIVQREKGKLKSPDYFLIKDSGDPSAFFSFLMVHGGGSLLGYLAVRRMGQEMDEIDRLTIELARNIYSLQFIKQKIILDAKEQTKDSFISKLLSKQVEDKEGILQFANVFQWDLFQSHQLCVLSIILDEDEVKGSNLFEQQSKRNLIWDYIKSHLPEKDYAIITATHEEKNVLIIPCENEGTQSKKYWQLLYTKINKWVGETNIRCKVFMGIGGMTSNIQDYFLSYQQAIQALNIVNSRLRQKGYMLFDELGSYAILHHLNYSMEVALFVSNQLGRLLSYSEGKNTDLCNTLHTFLQNNGNVKNTAEELYIHRSSLLYRLERIESLLDVQLSDAEVRFNLMLALKLHDMYGQEIERNLLLR